GCGGCCGATCTGGAAGACATTGTTGATTTCGCCGAGTCCGGAGGTATCTGTCTCATCCAATTAGACGCAGATAACGACTACTACGACCGGGGACGAAAGCTTGGCGTTGTAACGCCCGAGACCGAGCCGTTCATCATCGGAGTTGACGAGGACGGGACGCGTACCGAGGAATTCACCGATCCGAAAGAAGCAAAGAACCACCTCGAAGGACACGAAGAGGTCACAAAAATCTACAAAGGAGTTGAGCTGCAGACCGAGATACGCGAGCTGACCTCCCACGAGTACCTTCTCAGTGCATACGAACCACCGTCAACGACTTTCTGCAGGTGGCGAGTCGTGGAAGATCAGATCAAGGCACTCCTTAGTGGTGAGCAGCTACCTATCGATGAATCGACTTCATACTCCCCTGACCAAACAGAGAGGCTTTGTGAGGAGTACCTCCGCGAAGAGTACCAGTATTACCCACTGATTCAGCCCGGTGGGTCTTCTGGAATCAACCAGAGCTTCGATTTAATCGGCGGGATTGGCGATGATTCTGTATTCGGCGAAGTGAAGAATACGAAAGGTACCTCTCAGTCCGCATTAGACGATCTTGAGGACGAGGCAAATGGCCAGACGAGGACGTTCTATTTTTCTCGTAACCCCGTCAAGGAAACTCGGGAAGGAGTCGAAATTGTGCTGCTAGAGGAAGTTTTGGAGGGACTCTCCGGGATAGATCGCACACATCGTATGATGGAGCGAATGACGACGTGGTAGCGAGTGTGGATCAACAATCCCCTCGAACATAGAGCGTTCTTGTAAGCGTTATCGTCGGGGATTCAGGCAACCTCTCGGACGAATTCCGTTGATTGACCACGACTGTGGCTTACGCGTCAGGGCACCCTCACCAAAGCTACGACCGAACTGCGAGAGACACAACGTCCTCAAGCACGGTCTGCTCAAGAATCAGTTCCCGGTATCCATCATCGACTAAATCCGTGGGGTTCGTCGTCGCCAGCTCCGTCGCGTGACCCGTTTCCTCGGCGACGTCGTGGGCATCGAGACAGATTCGTCGGTCATCCCACGGAATCTTTTCCAGTGCCTCGTCAATGTCGGAATAATCCTCGTCACGTTCCCAGATCTCGGCCTGCCCAACGAGCTGATTTCGATTCTCGATGGCATTCTGCTCGATGTCCCGTGCGAGGTCTCGGAGACGCCCGACGAGGTCGTCGAGTCGGATGAAGTTCGGAACCTCGTCCTGATAGAACGTGTTGAGTGTCCTCCCGGCCTTGTTGCCGCCACGAATCAGGTTCTGCCGTATCTGGGACGTGTCCATCGAGTCGAGCTGGCCCTCGTAGTCCGAGCGCCGGAGGCGACTGACATGGTCGAGGACTCCGTCGGCGATTTCATCGGCGAGGCTGGGCTCACGATTCAGGTACTCCGACTCGACGTGGTTCGAGATGTAGAGTGCGAAGTCGTGGTCTTCCAGATACTGCCGGCACTTGTGGTGATGGGAGTCGTCTCGGAAGCAGAACCCGAGGACGACGCCAGTGTCGAGGAACGACGCGTCCGGCATCTATTCCCGTGCGAGCAGCTGGTCGATCTGCTCTTCGACGGTCAGGGAGTACGCGTCCGAGACTCCGTCGAGTTCCGTGCTTCGGGAGCGGTTCTGGAGGAGCTCCTCCCGCTCCTCTCGCAGACGCGTGGCGAACTCCGATTTCTCCTCGGCGGCGTCCTCCTCCCAAGCGGCGAGCCGCTCGTCAGAGATGTGGTGGTTGTAGGTGAACCGGAGCACGACCTTGCTGAGTGCTCGAATGAAGTCGTCGAGGAACTCGGCGATGCGGCTGTACTCGACCGACTGCTCCACCATGAGGCGAACCGTGTCGTCCCACCGCAGGTAGAGCCGCTTCATCTCCCCATAGCGTTCCTCGTCCTCGGGGTACGCCGTCAGCATCTCGTCCAGTTGGCGCTTGAGGTACTCCTCGTTGGATTCCCCGCCGCTGCTGTAACTCTGCAGGCGCTGTTGTTCCCCCAAGTCGATGGTATTCAGTAGCCACCGGAGTTCGCTATACGCCCGAATGAACTCGTTCTCGGCGTACTCCTCGTACTGGTGCTGCTTGATGGCCTCGACGTTCTTCTTTCCGAACTCGCGTACAGTCCACCTGACAGCCATCGGAATGAGTTCGAGGCCCTCCTCGGAGACGTCGAACTCGTCCACCCGCATCGGCTTGGGGATGTACTGCTGGCCGTCCCAGCCGATTGCCTGTGGGGCGTTGTAGAACCGCCCGGCGAACTCGTGTTCGTTCGTGAGTTCCCCGTACATGTACCAGTAGCGCGGCAGGCCGACCTCGTAGTCGTGGACATCGAGTAGCCGGCGGTCGGCGATGCAGCAGAGCTTCAGGAACTTCGAGCGCGAGATCTGGTCGTCACTCTGATCCTTCAGCTTCCGCAAGAGGAACCAACCCAAGAACTCGGGCTCGCCGAACTCCGGCTCCTCTTGGGTCATAGTCTCTTGAGAAGTTTGGCCGGCGGGTGGTTAATTTTTCCCTCGAAGCGAGATGGTCGTCGAGGGAGGACGCGTCGGCAAGACGGTCGGTCAGATCAGTGTCCTCGTGGTGAAGTTCGACGTCCACGAGGTCATCTGTCGTCATCTACTGGCAAGTGGGCATAATCAGACAGTGGTCGGGTGTTCAATATCCACCGAACCAAGACAAGACTCCAACCGTGACTCGTTATCAAGGAAGTCACCATCCATGGTCACGAAATACAGTGGATTGAGGCTCTCTTCTTGAGTCAGGTGGTAGGAATCCAATAGAATGTCCCTGTCGTTCGACTTGCCGGACAGGATACTGTCGACGGTACCAAATACAGAGAGGGTGCTGTAATCTTGCTTGATATTGGCAAATACTGAACAATTGAGCCCATCGCAGTTGTGGTTTCTAATGCTGGTTATTATCGATATGACCGCATCGAAGTCATCATCAATATCGTCAGTCGTTCGCTCCAATACTGTCCGGGTGTCTACCTGTGTTAGTCCTATGTAGTATTGTTCGTGATCCCGAATGTGCTGTACGACATGAGAAACTACAGAGTCCCTGTAGTGACTCAACTCTCTCCAGACAAAGTCCACAATTTGCTGGATTGGTGGTTGGCGTCTTCCTGTGTCAAAATCTTGAAATATGAGTCGAGCAGCCTGCTTTGTGAGCCGCCTACGATCGTTGACGACATCCTCGGCTTCGGTCAAGACTCGGGGACTCGTATGGATATCTATGCGGGTGATTGAGTCAAGGTATTGTTTGACGACAGGGGCCTGTTGATCCCAATCAACCGTATATCCGATGATGATATTGGTCTCAATGAAGTGGTCTGGCATTAGTAGATGGAAGATTACTCAGATAGTTCGGCTTCGTCAAGATAATCTGCAGCGATTTTACCCCAAGTACTCTCCTCGGAAACCCTCGGAGCCTCCTCGCCGCCCTCAAATTCTAAATCAAGAAGCTGCCTAAATTCGACTAAGTCGTTTGCGACAAGCTGTTTGGTTCTCTCGTACTCTTCACTCCAATCATCGGCCTTTGAGTCGTAGTAGGGGTCGTGTTCCTGTAGTCGAAGTTGCTGGCAGTACAATCGCCAAACACTCTCTGAAAGCTGCTTGAAGCGGTCTGCGAACTCACGAGTGTCACCATTTACAAGTTTGAGATACCTTTTTGAAGTGTTCACGTATCGACTGAAAATTCTATTGAACCCCTCAAATGCTGGATGGAGCGGGAGATACGCTTCTGCAGTACCGATCTCTGATGCCAAGTTTTCTGTCCCAAGGTATAGTGGTCTGCCGCTAGCAAATTGCTCTATCGCGAACAGGATATTCAACTTGAAGTAACGCTGGAAGTCGTACGGAGCATCCTCGTAGATTCCCTCAATCTTCTCCTCGTGATTCGCGAAGATATTATAGTCCTCCTCAAGAGTCCGTTCTATTTCCCGCTTGGCAGCTTCGAGGTCGTCTCGGGCGAATCCCTCAGCCGACGGGGTACGCTCTGCCGACAATTCGTACCACTCCCCGGCTCCGGTGCGAGTTGTTGGGCTCGCTTCGAGAACTCCAGTTTCAAGACCATGGTTGACGGCTTCTTGGACAGTATCGCTGACCGTCCCATCTATGTACCAGTAGTAGGGAAGCAGTTCTCTAACCGCGTTATCGTCGTCAAGGCGCTCTCGGAGATGGTAGAGGATTTTCTGAATATCCAGATATACGAGTCCGTCAATGTCGTCATTGGACTCAAACACGTGGGACAATAGTTCCAACAGTGCGTCCCTCTCCTCTGGATTCATGGTGACTGTCCGTAACCTTCGGTGGGCTCATGAAAAAACTTTCTCACTAATTACCACCCCCGATATAATAGCCCGGAACAGTTCTGGTTTCAGTAGTCGCTCAGCCGCGACTCCAGAATGTTCCGGTAGGTGTCGTCGCCGGTCGCGTCGGCGAGCCCCTCACACAGTTCGCGCAGACTGTCGGTGATCTCCCACGCGTTGAGGTACTCGGAGACGGACTTCCCGTGTTCCCAGCGGTAGCGGAGGAACTGCGCCTTGTCGAGTTCGGTGAGTTCCTCGTCGCCGTTGACGCGTCCCTGCACGTAGGCGATACGCTTCTCGTCGTCCCACGTTCCGAGTTTGAAGCCGTCGTCCATCCGGTAGAGGCGCATGTCCTTCATGCGCTCAGGGGTAGCGTTCGTTCCACGGCAGAGCTTGTTGAGGTCGTCGTAGGAAGCTCCGGCCGTCTCCAGAAGATCAAGGAACACGTCGATCTCGCCGATATCGCTACCGTGCTGAATGACTCCGTAAATCTCGTCCACGACCTCTTTAGCAGTCATTGTTTCACCAGCGCGTTCCACCTTGCCATGGTGCTTCGAGTACTCGTGAAAACATCGGCCCATTTCTACTACACCGATATCTCCACGAGATAAATCACGGTTTTCTTCAAGGCGCTTACGGGTCTTCTGGGCTGTTCGATAGATTTCGCGACGAAGACTATTCCACGAGATCGGTTCACGTTGACCAGCCGGACGAGCAACTATTATGATATCAAACGAGACCGATTCTCCCTTAACGAGTTTGTTAATGTCTGCAGTAATTGGGTAAGTGGCAGTTACCTCAAACCCTTCATCACATAAGGCTTCTAGCAATTCACCCCACGATTCTGAATCACTGTGATGGTAAGTGAATACCAATGAGCCATCTTCTTTCAGAACCCTCGAAATGCGTGCAAAGGCTTCGCGCATTTCTTTTTCAAATTCTTTGGCGCCTTTCTGTGTAGCCGGATTCGCAACAATGCTTTCTTCTCTCGGACTTTTTTCCGGCTTGAAATGATCATAATCTTTTTTTAGTACAGTCCGTAGCCATACATAAAAGTAATCAGATAATTCAGAATATATCACGTTATCGTAATATGGTGGATCGGTAATTACGACATCGACATCTGAATCTTGTATCTTCCTTGCATCTCCACAATACACCGTTGAATTCTCGCCGATTGGTTTGCCAAACGGATCTGTCTTATGTGTGTCACCGTCCTCAACATACCGTTCTGTAGGCCGGTTCGCGTACTCGACTCCACTTTTTACTAGATCCCACATCGCCTCAAAAGTGCCACTACCGTCTTCTGCTCCCCAAACATTATTTTCAATTGGATATAATGGGGGATTAAAAGAGTTACTCCGGAAAATATCTCCAATCTTGTTGTATGAAGTATTATAAGAAACCATCATTGAGTTATATCTGAGTGCTCCAGACGCCGCAAGTAGGAGAAACTCTTTGTGTGACTGATTTTCCACTTGGTCAATCGATTCAAGTAATTTAGAAAGCGATAACAACTGACGAGAATTAAACATGTCTGTCCAATCAGAATATCCCTGACGCAGTAGACTATGCCCCCCACTGATATTGCCCTCAAATTTTGAGCTATCTGTTTTTATTCCGAGAGGGATCGGGTGATTGGGTACATATTTTTTCAGCTCATCTGAGTTTTCCCACTCTTGTTTGGCTGAGCTAAACTGTTCTTGATCGTAGTTTTTAGCCTGCATGTACCCTTTGTGTACGGACTTTGGATTGCCTTGTTCCTTACAATGAGAACAAAAGTACTCTATTGCATATAACCGGGTATCGAACCCGTCTTGTTCCTGAATTGCATCAATTATCGGATACTTTTGACCACAGGAGGGGCAGTTCAAATTGCCTCTCTTCGCATTCCCGGTCGATGGGTCAAAAGTAGCCCCGCACTCGCTACAGTCAGACTCTGTCTGCCAATCATCAACTAATTCGATTGATTCGCATGACGGGCATAACACATTATATTTGCCTTTATTATCATACCGTCCACTTCCGATCCGATAATCACGAAACAGAGGTACGGTATGGTCACACGAGGGACAATCAAGTTCCTTTACCCAAAAGTGGTACATAACTTCCGCGTCATGATCGTTGTCCCCATTTGGACAATGTGTTTTGTAATATTGTTTAATGTCGTCAGACACCCGCTCCTTTACTTTCTCAAAGCTTTCCTCTAATTTGTCAGGGCTCACACGACCTGCTTCCAGCTCTTTCTTACACACAAACCATGCAACAGGGTTTAGATCGTATCCCACGGACTCCACTCCGAAGCGGGACGCCTCAACGAGGGACGTCCCGCCACCCATGAAGGGGTCTAGAATTTTCTTGTCATCTACCCGGACGTCCTTGGTGTAGAGTTTCCAGAGTGAGCTTGGGTCTGAAATATCGACGCCGTCGATAAGTTCTTTGACTTCATCCGCATCACCGACGAAGTCTGAGAGTGACTCGTTTTTTCCGGGCTCACGGACAGACACATTCTCTGGATCGTCAAGGAGGGTGTAAAGACAGATTGCTCGGAAAACACAACCGAGACGACGTGCCCACCATTTATGCATGGTGTAGACGGGCCGGTAGTGCATCTTCGCTCGGCCTTCTTTTTCAGCAATCTCATTTACGCGTTCAATAGGGAATCCTCTCTCTATGGGCAGCATTTTTCGCTCACTCTCTTCAGATAGACCGATTTCCCGGGACATTGATGATAACCTACCCTGTTGGTGGGAGGGTTGTATAGCTTTCCGCTCCGGGCAATCGGACTCATATCGTATATCTGACCATTCCAACTGGATTATCCCCTTCAGTTCACTATTGTCTCCGAGAATCACCACAGCAGTTATGTTAGTCTTGACTAGTCACCTGACAACAGAATGGCCAGTACGGAGTCTCTCTCACGAACTATCGTGGACACGGTCACAATCAGTCGTGAACTCCGCGAGGAAGGCCAGATAGACGGCCGGGTCAAACTCCACAACGTCGACGACGAGGCAAGGCCGACGCGTCGACCTTCTTCGACCGTACTCTGATGACCCATAGCTCTGCGAGGCATTCGTCGACCTCCGGGACACCCACCCTCAACGGCGACGCCAACTACGGGAGCCACACATTCTACGGGCCGTACGGTTCAGGGGAAGTCCCACCAAATGGTCGTCATGTAACACTGCCTCACCCCATCGAAAGACATGAATCACTGAAGAGTTGGTGTATCAGTAGCCCGTGATCTGACCATGATGGAAGTTGTTAATTTCGAGAACCAACTGTCCACGTCAGTGGTTATAATACAGGGCCGAGAGGATGCCACTCCATGGAATCAGGCAAAAAATCTCTTGAAGAACTGACTACCGCCGGTGTTTTCCACATTCCAGATTACCAACGATATTACTCATGGCGAAAGTCGGAGTGGGACGATCTCTGGACGGATCTCTACACCCTGCCTGAAGGGAAGCAACACTACTTTGGCACAGTCATTATCCAAAAGACGACTCGGAAAGAAAGGGCAGAAAATATCGAGGGATATGGTGGTAGCACAACCAAGCGAATCAATCTCCTTATCGACGGACAACAGCGTCTGACGTCTTTGACGTTATTGGTGAAAGCAATCAGTGAGTGCCTCAGAGATATCGCTCCAGAAACAGAGCACTCTGACGCAATTCTCAATGACGTGGAGGAAATGGAGGAAAAGTTCCTCGTTGAGGATAACATCTACTTCCTCAAGCTACTTGACGAAGAGGACTGGAAGTACCTCAAACGGATAATAGAAGAGAACCCGCAGCGCGACCCCGAGCGCCCCTCTCAGCAGCTGATGGTCGATGCTAAGGAGTACTTTGATACGTGTCTCGAAGAAATCCGCGAGGATCCAAGTCTCAAACCTGTGGATGTTGCCACGAGACTCCGGCAGCTCTGGAAGTCGATACTGAATCTGGAACTCATGGTCTATGTCGTGGATGAAAACAGCCCTGAAAAGGCGACACTCATCTTCGATAGCGTCAACGACCGTGGCCGGGCACTATCTACCTTCGATAAAACGAAGTCGTTCTTGATGCGGATGGTGTACCTCGCTGCACAGGACGAAGACGAGGGGCAAAAACTCATTAATCGAATCCGGGATGCGTTTGGGGAGATGTACAACGATCACCAGCGTATGCTAAATTCACCATATGTTGAGGACATCAGTGACGATGCCGTGCAGCGGTACCATTTTATGACATTCTTCGACTGGTCAAAAAGAGAAGATCATCAGACACCAAGGTTTCTCGACCTCCTCAAGGCTCACATTCGGAATCTCCGTGAAGAGGATCCCGATGAGTGTCTGAAATACATCAGTGATTACACTGATAGTCTTGAGAACGCGTTCGATGCACTAGGAGATATCCTATCTCACCGTGACAATGACGATATCGCGGATTTGATCGACCGTATTCACAAACTCCGACACGCGACAAAGTTCTATCCTCTCCTTATCAAGGCATGGCCCCAATTAGAAGAAGCCGAACGAAGAAGCCTACTCGATGCTATCGAGACGTTCATTTTCCGGGTCTATTCGATTGGTAATCATCCCAACTACACAGGTCGTTCGTCAGTACAGACGCTGGCTAGAGACGCTGACAAGGAAAGCTCGCTGGATTTCTGGATCCGAGAGATAGTCGAGATAATGAACCAGTACGAGGACGATGCCCAATTCCGACGAACACTTTCGTTATCTGATCTCTATACAAAGAGTTCTTCACAGGATCTTCGATACCTCTTCTACTTCTACAATGAGCATCGGGCTGAAGAGGAGGGTGAGAGCGGATCGATTTCATTAGACGAAGCTATGAGTGATAAATACACCATCGAGCACATCTGGCCTCGGAACCCCGAGGTCTTACCAAT
This Salinigranum marinum DNA region includes the following protein-coding sequences:
- a CDS encoding DUF1156 domain-containing protein; protein product: MSREIGLSEESERKMLPIERGFPIERVNEIAEKEGRAKMHYRPVYTMHKWWARRLGCVFRAICLYTLLDDPENVSVREPGKNESLSDFVGDADEVKELIDGVDISDPSSLWKLYTKDVRVDDKKILDPFMGGGTSLVEASRFGVESVGYDLNPVAWFVCKKELEAGRVSPDKLEESFEKVKERVSDDIKQYYKTHCPNGDNDHDAEVMYHFWVKELDCPSCDHTVPLFRDYRIGSGRYDNKGKYNVLCPSCESIELVDDWQTESDCSECGATFDPSTGNAKRGNLNCPSCGQKYPIIDAIQEQDGFDTRLYAIEYFCSHCKEQGNPKSVHKGYMQAKNYDQEQFSSAKQEWENSDELKKYVPNHPIPLGIKTDSSKFEGNISGGHSLLRQGYSDWTDMFNSRQLLSLSKLLESIDQVENQSHKEFLLLAASGALRYNSMMVSYNTSYNKIGDIFRSNSFNPPLYPIENNVWGAEDGSGTFEAMWDLVKSGVEYANRPTERYVEDGDTHKTDPFGKPIGENSTVYCGDARKIQDSDVDVVITDPPYYDNVIYSELSDYFYVWLRTVLKKDYDHFKPEKSPREESIVANPATQKGAKEFEKEMREAFARISRVLKEDGSLVFTYHHSDSESWGELLEALCDEGFEVTATYPITADINKLVKGESVSFDIIIVARPAGQREPISWNSLRREIYRTAQKTRKRLEENRDLSRGDIGVVEMGRCFHEYSKHHGKVERAGETMTAKEVVDEIYGVIQHGSDIGEIDVFLDLLETAGASYDDLNKLCRGTNATPERMKDMRLYRMDDGFKLGTWDDEKRIAYVQGRVNGDEELTELDKAQFLRYRWEHGKSVSEYLNAWEITDSLRELCEGLADATGDDTYRNILESRLSDY
- a CDS encoding DUF262 domain-containing HNH endonuclease family protein, producing MESGKKSLEELTTAGVFHIPDYQRYYSWRKSEWDDLWTDLYTLPEGKQHYFGTVIIQKTTRKERAENIEGYGGSTTKRINLLIDGQQRLTSLTLLVKAISECLRDIAPETEHSDAILNDVEEMEEKFLVEDNIYFLKLLDEEDWKYLKRIIEENPQRDPERPSQQLMVDAKEYFDTCLEEIREDPSLKPVDVATRLRQLWKSILNLELMVYVVDENSPEKATLIFDSVNDRGRALSTFDKTKSFLMRMVYLAAQDEDEGQKLINRIRDAFGEMYNDHQRMLNSPYVEDISDDAVQRYHFMTFFDWSKREDHQTPRFLDLLKAHIRNLREEDPDECLKYISDYTDSLENAFDALGDILSHRDNDDIADLIDRIHKLRHATKFYPLLIKAWPQLEEAERRSLLDAIETFIFRVYSIGNHPNYTGRSSVQTLARDADKESSLDFWIREIVEIMNQYEDDAQFRRTLSLSDLYTKSSSQDLRYLFYFYNEHRAEEEGESGSISLDEAMSDKYTIEHIWPRNPEVLPIDEEGEYASAEQRYDAYIDRLGNLTLASRSWNSTWGNVEFDKKRASGYEKSKLWAQWELQEYDEWSIDAIETRGRELAEEFIIEVWETPETRFTDVDTPEDTISELTEEEQYVFQALCKYSDGRARRVIHRKSTELDGSPFTDPESSSERGRVGTILSRLTKLGLAERQNRTWYPSDDAIAAQSKLLGS